The following proteins are encoded in a genomic region of Mycoplasma sp. NEAQ87857:
- a CDS encoding GAF domain-containing protein, with protein sequence MKKYYEDLINYDRQIYTVLANTSAFIKQNYQNLNWVGFYLTDKKFPNTLFLASFQGKVACTEIPFPKGVCGLAATKNETIIFNDVNEYKDHIVCDSDSKSEMVIPVNVNNQLFAVLDIDAPILNRFDQQIKEEIQNIVKILEAKITQLLN encoded by the coding sequence ATGAAAAAATACTATGAAGATTTAATTAATTATGATAGACAAATTTACACAGTTTTAGCTAACACAAGTGCTTTTATAAAACAAAATTACCAGAATTTAAATTGAGTTGGGTTTTATTTAACTGATAAAAAATTTCCTAATACTTTATTTTTAGCTTCATTTCAAGGGAAAGTAGCTTGTACAGAAATACCATTTCCTAAAGGAGTTTGTGGTTTAGCAGCTACCAAAAATGAAACTATTATATTCAATGATGTAAATGAGTATAAAGATCACATTGTTTGTGATAGTGATTCTAAAAGTGAAATGGTTATACCTGTAAATGTAAATAATCAATTATTTGCAGTATTAGATATTGATGCTCCAATATTAAATAGATTTGATCAACAAATTAAGGAAGAAATTCAAAATATAGTTAAAATCTTAGAAGCTAAAATTACACAACTATTAAATTAA